From a region of the Odocoileus virginianus isolate 20LAN1187 ecotype Illinois chromosome 1, Ovbor_1.2, whole genome shotgun sequence genome:
- the PURB gene encoding transcriptional regulator protein Pur-beta: protein MADGDSGSERGGGGPGGFQPASRGGGGEQETQELASKRLDIQNKRFYLDVKQNAKGRFLKIAEVGAGGSKSRLTLSMAVAAEFRDYLGDFIEHYAQLGPSSPEQVAAAAGAEEGGGPRRALKSEFLVRENRKYYLDLKENQRGRFLRIRQTVNRGGGGPGPGGLQSGQTIALPAQGLIEFRDALAKLIDDYGGEDDELAGGPGGGAGGPGGGLYGELPEGTSITVDSKRFFFDVGCNKYGVFLRVSEVKPSYRNAITVPFKAWGKFGGAFCRYADEMKEIQERQRDKLYERRGGDESEGEEVDED from the coding sequence ATGGCGGACGGCGACAGCGGCAGCGAGCGCGGCGGTGGCGGGCCCGGCGGCTTCCAGCCCGCgtcccgcggcggcggcggcgaacAGGAGACGCAGGAGCTGGCCTCGAAGCGGCTGGACATCCAGAACAAACGCTTCTACCTAGATGTGAAGCAGAACGCCAAGGGCCGTTTCCTCAAGATCGCCGAGGTGGGCGCGGGCGGCTCAAAGAGCCGCCTCACGCTGTCCATGGCGGTGGCCGCCGAGTTCCGCGACTACCTGGGCGACTTCATCGAGCATTACGCGCAGCTGGGCCCCAGCAGCCCGGAGCAAGTGGCAGCGGCGGCGGGCGCCGAGGAGGGCGGTGGGCCGCGGCGCGCGCTCAAGAGCGAATTCCTGGTGCGCGAGAACCGCAAGTACTACCTGGACCTCAAGGAGAACCAGCGCGGCCGCTTCCTGCGCATCCGCCAGACGGTCAACCGCGGCGGCGGTGGCCCCGGGCCCGGCGGCCTACAAAGCGGCCAGACCATCGCGCTCCCCGCGCAGGGCCTCATAGAGTTCCGCGACGCGTTGGCCAAGCTCATCGACGACTACGGCGGCGAAGACGACGAGCTGGCTGGGGGCCCGGGCGGCGGCGCCGGAGGCCCTGGGGGCGGCCTGTACGGGGAGCTCCCGGAAGGCACTTCCATCACGGTGGACTCCAAGCGTTTCTTCTTCGACGTGGGCTGTAACAAGTACGGAGTGTTCCTGCGCGTAAGCGAGGTGAAGCCGTCCTACCGCAACGCCATCACGGTCCCTTTCAAGGCCTGGGGCAAGTTCGGGGGCGCGTTTTGCCGGTATGCGGATGAGATGAAAGAGATCCAGGAGCGGCAGAGGGATAAGCTTTATGAGCGACGCGGCGGGGACGAGtctgagggagaggaggtggatgAGGATTGA